In one window of Heliomicrobium undosum DNA:
- a CDS encoding YciI family protein — protein sequence MGNHNQMDKFLLLFRMDITEEAQPTPAQMEIYMQQWESWISGIAKEDRLAGGNHLSNEGTVLRRNDVVQDGPYRADKESIAGYIIIKAMNFEEAVNIAKGCPILLGEGTSVEVRKIASR from the coding sequence ATGGGTAATCATAATCAGATGGATAAATTTTTATTGCTGTTCCGAATGGACATCACCGAAGAAGCGCAACCGACTCCGGCCCAGATGGAAATATACATGCAGCAATGGGAGTCATGGATCAGCGGTATTGCCAAAGAAGACAGGCTCGCAGGGGGCAATCATCTGTCCAATGAAGGCACGGTGTTACGGCGGAATGATGTTGTCCAGGATGGACCTTACAGGGCAGACAAAGAATCGATCGCAGGCTACATCATCATCAAGGCGATGAACTTCGAGGAAGCCGTCAACATCGCCAAAGGTTGCCCGATTCTGCTTGGGGAAGGCACGAGTGTTGAAGTGAGAAAAATCGCATCAAGATAA